In the genome of Odocoileus virginianus isolate 20LAN1187 ecotype Illinois unplaced genomic scaffold, Ovbor_1.2 Unplaced_Contig_93, whole genome shotgun sequence, one region contains:
- the LOC110145330 gene encoding coronin-2A, giving the protein MSWHPQYRSSKFRHVFGKPASKENCYDSVPITHSVQDNHFCAVNPHFIAVVTECTGGGAFLVIPLHQTGKLDPHYPKVCGHRGNVLDVKWNPFNDFEIASCSEDATIKLWDIPKQLLTKNLTAFRKELVGHARKVGLVEWHPTAANILFSSGYDYKVMVWNLDSKETVIMSPVKTINCHQDVILSMSFNTNGSLLATACKDRKIRVLDPRAGTVLQEANYKGHRASKVLFLGNLKKLLSTGTSRWNNRQMALWDQDDLSVPVTEVDLDGSSGVLFPFYDADTSMLYVVGKGDRNIHYYEISANKPHLNYLTEYHSYNPQKGIGVMPKRGLDVSSCEIFRFYKLITTKSLIEPVSMIVPRRSESYQEDIYPPTASAQPSLTAQEWLSGMNKEPVLMSLRPGAEPLSPQPLPSERTLSVPTAPTSPHLLNQTGRLLAEDGRGPFSLPEEKAPRWAAEHRLEEKKTWLTDGFDIFECPPPKTENELLQMFYRQQDEIRRLRELVTQREVQAKQLELEIRNLRMSSPRL; this is encoded by the coding sequence ATGTCCTGGCACCCCCAGTACCGGAGCTCCAAGTTCCGCCACGTCTTTGGCAAACCAGCCAGCAAGGAGAACTGCTACGACTCCGTGCCCATCACCCACAGTGTCCAAGACAATCACTTCTGCGCTGTGAACCCCCACTTCATCGCGGTCGTGACTGAGTGTACTGGCGGGGGTGCCTTCCTCGTCATCCCCTTGCACCAGACAGGAAAGTTGGACCCCCACTACCCGAAGGTCTGCGGGCACAGAGGGAATGTCTTAGATGTCAAATGGAACCCTTTCAATGATTTTGAGATCGCCTCCTGTTCTGAAGATGCCACGATTAAACTCTGGGACATCCCCAAGCAGCTGCTGACCAAGAACCTCACAGCCTTCAGGAAGGAGCTGGTGGGCCACGCCCGCAAAGTGGGCCTGGTGGAGTGGCACCCCACGGCTGCCAACATCCTCTTCAGCTCCGGCTACGACTACAAGGTGATGGTCTGGAACCTGGATTCAAAGGAGACTGTAATCATGAGCCCCGTGAAGACAATTAACTGTCACCAAGACGTGATCCTCTCCATGTCCTTCAACACCAACGGCAGCCTGCTGGCCACCGCCTGTAAAGACCGCAAGATTCGGGTTCTAGACCCCCGAGCAGGGACTGTCCTCCAGGAAGCCAACTATAAAGGGCACCGGGCCAGCAAAGTGCTATTTCTGGGGAACTTGAAGAAGCTGCTGTCCACAGGCACATCCCGATGGAACAACCGGCAGATGGCCCTTTGGGACCAGGATGACCTGTCTGTGCCTGTCACAGAGGTGGACCTCGACGGCTCCTCCGGTGTGCTGTTTCCCTTCTACGACGCGGACACCAGCATGCTCTACGTGGTGGGGAAGGGGGACAGGAACATCCACTACTATGAGATCAGTGCCAACAAACCTCACTTGAACTACCTGACGGAATACCACTCCTATAATCCACAGAAGGGGATCGGAGTTATGCCAAAGAGAGGTCTCGACGTGTCCTCCTGTGAGATCTTCCGTTTCTACAAGTTGATCACAACCAAAAGCCTCATCGAGCCCGTATCCATGATTGTACCCCGACGGTCAGAATCCTACCAAGAGGACATCTACCCGCCCACGGCCAGTGCCCAGCCCTCTCTGACAGCCCAGGAGTGGCTCAGTGGGATGAATAAAGAGCCCGTCCTGATGTCCCTCAGGCCTGGGGCCGAGCCGCTGAGCCCGCAGCCTCTGCCCTCAGAGAGAACCCTGTCCGTGCCCACGGCCCCCACCTCGCCTCATCTCCTCAACCAGACGGGAAGGCTGCTTGCAGAGGATGGCCGGGGGCCCTTCTCCCTGCCAGAGGAGAAGGCGCCAAGGTGGGCGGCAGAACACaggctggaggagaagaaaaCCTGGCTCACGGACGGCTTTGACATCTTCGAGTGCCCCCCACCGAAGACAGAGAACGAGCTGCTGCAGATGTTCTATCGGCAACAAGACGAGATCCGaaggctccgggagctggtgaccCAGCGCGAGGTCCAGGCCAAACAGTTGGAACTGGAGATCAGAAACTTGCGTATGAGCTCACCAAGGCTCTGA